A genome region from Gadus macrocephalus chromosome 15, ASM3116895v1 includes the following:
- the tm9sf2 gene encoding transmembrane 9 superfamily member 2 produces MSARSALRGPLLVLWFLSQGVLGFYLPGLAPVSFCEPATVGEGNAVPDCKSTIELFVNRLDSVESVLPYEYTAFDFCAVEAEKRPSENLGQVLFGERIEPSPYKFTFKKTEKCQLVCNKKYNTNLPTDKTYMDFLKKGMLLNYQHHWIVDNMPVTWCYDVEDGQKFCNPGFPIGCYVTEGGQPKDACVVNSDFSEKDTFYIFNHVDITIHYHVVETGELGARLVAAKMEPRSYKHTNADAPDCQGGPMFIKNKDSGDMKIPYTYSIAFVEDKKIRWASRWDYILESMPHTNIQWFSIMNSLVIVLFLSGMVAMIMLRTLHKDIARYNQMDSVEDAQEEFGWKLVHGDVFRPPRKGMLLSVFLGSGTQIFIMTFVTLFFACLGFLSPANRGALMTCAVVLWVLLGTPAGYVAARFYKSFGGEKWKTNVLLTAFLCPGVVFADFFLMNLILWWEGSSAAMPFGTLVAILALWFCISVPLTFIGAYFGFKRTGIEHPVRTNQIPRQIPEQSFYTKPLPGIVMGGILPFGCIFIQLFFILNSIWSHQMYYMFGFLFLVFIILVITCSEATILLCYFHLCAEDYHWQWRSFLTSGFTAVYFLVYAIHYFLSKLQITGLASTILYFGYTMIMTLIFFLFTGTIGFFACFWFVTKIYSVVKVD; encoded by the exons ATGAGCGCCCGGTCCGCCCTGCGGGGCCCTCTACTGGTTCTCTGGTTTCTGTCACAGGGGGTACTAGGGTTTTACCTCCCGGGTCTGGCGCCCGTCAGCTTCTGCGAGCCTGCGACGGTGGGCGAAGGAAACGCGGTTCCCGACTGCAAG TCTACCATCGAGCTGTTTGTGAACCGGCTGGATTCGGTGGAGTCGGTCCTACCTTACGAGTACACTGC CTTCGACTTCTGTGCGGTGGAGGCGGAGAAGCGTCCGTCGGAGAACCTGGGCCAGGTGCTGTTCGGGGAGCGGATCGAACCCTCGCCTTACAAG TTTACCTTCAAGAAGACTGAGAAGTGCCAGCTGGTGTGCAACAAGAAATACAACACCAACCTGCCCACGGACAAGACCTACATGGACTTCCTGAAGAAGGGCATGCTGCTCAATTATCAGCACCACTG gattgtGGACAACATGCCCGTCACCTGGTGCTACGACGTGGAGGACGGGCAGAAGTTCTGTAATCCCGGCTTCCCCATTGGCTGCTACGTCACGGAGGGGGGCCAGCCCAAGGACGCCTGCGTGGTCAAC TCGGACTTCAGTGAGAAGGACACCTTCTACATCTTCAACCACGTGGACATCACCATCCACTACCACGTGGTGGAGACCGGGGAGCTGGGGGCCCGGCTGGTGGCCGCCAAGATGGAGCCCCGCAG CTATAAGCACACCAACGCGGACGCCCCCGACTGCCAGGGCGGCCCTATGTTCATCAAAAACAAGGACTCTGGGGACATGAAGATACCGTACACCTACAGTATTGCGTTTGTG gAGGACAAGAAGATCCGCTGGGCCTCCAGGTGGGACTACATCCTGGAGTCCATGCCCCACACCAACATCCAGTGGTTCAG CATCATGAACTCCCTGGTGATCGTGCTGTTCCTCTCGGGCATGGTGGCCATGATCATGCTGAGGACGCTCCACAAGGACATCGCTCGCTATAACCAGATGGACTCGGTG gaggatgCTCAGGAGGAGTTTGGCTGGAAGCTGGTCCACGGAGACGTCTTCCGGCCCCCTAGGAAGGGCATGCTGCTCTCCGTGTTCCTGGGCTCGGGGACCCAGATCTTCATCATGACCTTCGTCACCCTCT TCTTCGCCTGCCTGGGCTTCCTGTCCCCTGCTAACCGCGGGGCCCTGATGACGTGCGCCGTGGTGCTCTGGGTGCTGCTGGGGACCCCCGCCGGCTACGTGGCCGCGCGCTTCTACAAGT CGTTCGGAGGAGAGAAGTGGAAGACCAACGTACTGCTCACCGCCTTCCTGTGTCCTGG ggtggtGTTTGCGGACTTCTTCCTGATGAACCTGATCCTATGGTGGGAGGGGTCTTCGGCGGCCATGCCATTCGGGACGCtggtggccatcttggctctGTGGTTCTGCATCTCCGTCCCGCTCACCTTCATCGGGGCGTACTTCGGCTTCAAGAGAACG GGGATCGAGCACCCGGTGCGGACCAATCAGATCCCGCGTCAGATCCCGGAGCAGTCGTTCTACACCAAGCCCCTTCCCGGCATCGTCATGGGGGGCATCCTGCCCTTCGGCTGCATCTTCATCCAGCTCTTCTTCATCCTCAACTCCATCTG GTCTCACCAGATGTACTACATGTTcggcttcctcttcctcgtcttcatcatccTGGTCATCACCTGCTCCGAGGCCACCATCCTCCTCTGCTACTTCCACCTGTGTGCCGAg GACTACCACTGGCAGTGGCGCTCCTTCCTGACCAGCGGCTTCACCGCCGTCTACTTCCTGGTCTACGCCATCCACTACTTCCTGTCCAAGCTACAGATCACGGGATTGGCCAGCACCATCCTCTACTTCGGATACACCATGATCATGACCctcatcttcttcctcttcactg GTACCATCGGGTTCTTCGCCTGCTTCTGGTTCGTCACCAAGATCTACAGCGTGGTGAAGGTGGACTGA
- the LOC132473204 gene encoding glutathione S-transferase P-like has product MPPYTATYFPVKGRLGAIKIMLADKGQELKEVLVGMEEWQKGDLKATCVFGQMPKFEDGDLVLFQSNAILRHLGRNHGAYGKDSREASLIDMMNDGVEDLRSKYIKLIYQEYDTGKQAYLKDLPNSLCKFETFMAKTNSGFLVGKEVSFADYNLFDLLLNHLVLCPKSLDNFPKLNDLVKKMSARPKVRALLDSEAFKKIPINGNGKQ; this is encoded by the exons A TGCCTCCATACACCGCCACCTACTTCCCAGTCAAAG GCCGCCTTGGCGCCATCAAGATCATGCTGGCCGACAAGGGccaggagctgaaggaggtgctggtgggCATGGAGGAATGGCAGAAGGGGGACCTGAAGGCCACCTGT GTGTTCGGCCAGATGCCTAAGTTCGAGGACGGAGATCTGGTCCTGTTCCAGTCCAACGCCATCCTGCGCCACCTGGGCCGTAACCATG GAGCGTACGGGAAGGACTCCCGTGAGGCCTCTCTGATCGACATGATGAACGACGGCGTCGAGGACCTGCGCTCCAAGTACATCAAATTAATCTACCAGGAATAC GACACCGGCAAGCAAGCGTACCTCAAAGACCTCCCGAACAGCCTCTGCAAGTTTGAGACGTTCATGGCTAAAACCAACTCCGGCTTTCTGGTCGGGAAAGAG GTGTCGTTCGCGGACTACAACCTGTTTGACCTGCTGTTGAACCACCTGGTTCTGTGCCCCAAGTCCCTGGATAACTTCCCCAAACTCAATGACCTGGTCAAGAAGATGTCCGCCCGGCCTAAGGTCAGGGCCCTGCTGGACTCCGAAGCCTTCAAGAAGATCCCCATCAACGGTAACGGGAAGCAGTGA
- the cdk1 gene encoding cyclin-dependent kinase 1, with product MDDYLKIEKIGEGTYGVVYKGRHKSTGQIVAMKKIRLESEEEGVPSTAVREISLLKELQHPNVVQLLDVLMQESRLYLIFEFLSMDLKKYLDSIPSGEYMDTMLVKSYLYQILEGIQFCHCRRVLHRDLKPQNLLIDNKGVIKLADFGLARAFGVPIRVYTHEVVTLWYRAPEVLLGSARYATPVDVWSIGTIFAELATKKPLFHGDSEIDQLFRIFRTLGTPNNDIWPEVESLPDYKNTFPKWKAGNLAAMVKNLDKNGLDLLAKTLIYNPPKRISARQAMAHPYFDDLDKSTLPASSTQI from the exons ATGGATGACTACCTGAAAATCGAGAAGATCGGAGAAG GGACCTACGGCGTGGTCTACAAGGGCAGACACAAGAGCACGGGCCAGATCGTTGCCATGAAGAAGATCCGCCtggagagcgaggaagagggGGTCCCCAGCACGGCCGTCCGCGAGATCTCCCTGCTCAAGGAGCTCCAGCACCCCAACGTGGTCCA GCTACTGGACGTCCTGATGCAGGAGTCGCGCCTCTACCTCATCTTCGAGTTCCTGTCCATGGACCTGAAGAAGTACCTGGACTCCATCCCGTCCGGCGAGTACATGGACACCATGCTGGTCAAG agctacCTGTACCAGATCCTGGAGGGCATCCAGTTCTGCCACTGCCGGCGGGTTCTGCACCGTGACCTGAAGCCCCAGAACCTGCTCATCGACAACAAGGGCGTGATCAAGCTGGCCGACTTCGGCCTGGCGCGGGCCTTCGGCGTCCCCATCCGCGTCTACACGCACGAG gtggTGACCCTGTGGTACCGGGCCCCCGAGGTCCTGCTTGGCTCGGCGCGCTACGCGACGCCGGTGGACGTGTGGAGCATCGGCACCATCTTCGCCGAGCTGGCCACCAAGAAGCCCCTGTTCCACGGGGACTCAGAGATAGACCAGCTCTTCCGCATCTTCAG gacCCTCGGGACCCCCAACAACGACATCTGGCCAGAGGTGGAGTCCCTGCCCGACTACAAGAACACCTTCCCCAAGTGGAAGGCGGGGAACCTGGCCGCCATGGTGAAGAACCTGGACAAGAACGGCCTCGACCTGCTGGCC AAAACTCTGATCTACAACCCGCCCAAAAGGATCTCGGCCCGCCAGGCCATGGCCCACCCCTACTTTGACGACCTGGACAAGTCTACGCTGCCGGCCAGCTCCACCCAGATCTGA